TCATGCTCTTTCCGCGACTCATCGGAGCGTCGCTCAACGACCTCGGTTGGGATACCACGCTCTTTTGCTTTCTGGAGAACAGGGGCGTCAGCGTCATTTGTGAGAACAACACCAAGTTCGGCTCCGCCAGGGGCACGTTCATGGATGTTGATCAGGTTTCGACCACGGTTACTTGCCAAACCAGCAATGCGCATACTTGAATTGCTAACCGGGACGTGCAAAGAAATTGCGATTGTCGATGTCAGACAGAAGGATTAGCAACAGGAACGTGGAAGAGGAGCAGACAAAGCAATTGTCATTGGTATAGTCTATCAGACGGCTATAAGTGAAGTACCAAGAGATTCGACATTCTTTTGCAGTGTCGTAGAGGAACCTGAGGTATGACAGATCAGTTGTATGCGGTGTCACCTCTTGACGGGCGATATGCCAGTCGAACAGCACCGCTATCACCATATGTAAGCGAAGCGGCGCTAATGCGTGCACGGCTAAAGGTTGAAGTTGAATACGTCATCAAGCTTGCTGAACTCTCGGAGATTCCAGTAGAGATTTCTAACGATGAACAAGCAGCGCTGCGTGAGACGTACGAGACATTCAGTGAGGAAGACGCCAAAGTCATCAAGCAGCTTGAGACAGATGGGTACGGAGAATATCCTGCAACAAATCACGATGTGAAAGCGATTGAGTACTATCTGCAACTACAGTCGAACGAGGAGATCCATCCGTGGATTCATTTTGGACTTACAAGCGAAGATGTGAACAATCTCGCATACCGGTTACTGATTAAAGACGCAGTACAAGAGGTGCTACTTCCTGAACTCTCTACTCGTAGAGAGCAGTTAACCGAACTTGCCACCAAGTACAGCGATACCTCAATGCTTGCTCGGACGCATGGACAGCCAGCAACGCCCACGGCGTTTGGAAAAGAAATGGCAGTATACGCGGATCGTCTCGAGAAAGTAATTACAGAAGTAGCAAACACTGCTGAGGGTCTGGCCGGTAAGCTTGGCGGAGCATCTGGAACGTATGCAGCACATGATGTTGCGTACGAGGAGATTGACTGGCCGGTGGTTGCGGAAGAGTTTGTAACTGAGCTAGGACTTGAGTTCCGAGGACTGACAACGCAAGTCAATCCATGCGACGACCTGGCTGAACTGTTTGATGGGCTACGTCGTGCGAATACAGTGCTGATTGATTTGGACCGAGACATGTGGCTTTATATCTCGGATAAATATCTAGGACAGGAGGCTGCCAAATCTGAGGCAGGATCGTCAACAATGCCACACAAGGTCAATCCAATAGATTTTGAAAACAGTGAAGGAAACCTCTCGAAGGCAAATTCTGATTTAACCTTCCTTGCAGACTATATTACGACATCTCGATTGCAGCGTGATCTCTCAGACTCAACAGTCAAACGAAATATCGGTACAGCATTTGCACATTGTCTGATTGGATACAGCAAAGCCGGAGACGGGTTGAGTAAGGTAGTGCCAAATGAAGTGATAATGAGCAAAGATCTAAAAGAAAATCCGGCAGTTATCGGAGAGGCTGTTCAGACAATCCTTCGACGAGAGGGTCACGATGATGCATATGAACAGGTAAAAGAGCTAACCCGAGGCGAAGATGTGACGATTGAAGATTTTCACGAGTTGTTTGCTGAACTTGACCTGCCAGACGGAATTGTTGAAGAACTGCAGGCACTCACACCAGCCTCCTATACTGGCGTCGCAGATACGCTAGCAGAATCAGTTGAAGACTGACATCCTCACACAACTGAATCCGAAGGCTTTCGCCTTGAAGTTCAGTGAGGAACGACAGTAGCGATTTTCACTCCGGTCCCACTAACCGCGTTACCGCCTCATCCAAAATCTGTGCTGCCTCATGGAGTTGATTAACAGGCACGTACTCTCGTTGTGCATGTGCGACAGGGCCGTGTTCGTCTGCGAGAACACCAGGGCCAAAAACAACTGTTGGTGAATGAGCCGCAAAATATGATGCTTCTGTTGCAGCCCCAAATGGTCGAATGTCGCCACCAGAGACATCTGCAAGCGTCTTCGTAAGCTGGTTCTCTGGAGATGTGGAAAACGCTTCAAGGAAAGGCCCTTCACGGTCAGCCAAGGCGGCAGTCACACTAACCCAGTCAGGCGCATGTGCTCGCAGGTGAGTCCTAAATGTCTGTTCAAACTCATCGGCTGATTCTGGGGGGACACTACGGCGATCGAATTCGATTACACAGCGTTCTGGGATCTGGTTTCGAGCTTCCCCACCAGAGATAACAGTCGGTGTGAGCGTTGGTTCACCGAGTGACTCGTGACTCCCTGGACCATATGTGGTATCATACGAGTCTATTGCGTCGACAATCGGTCCAACAGCGCGAATGGCATTACGACCAGCGTCCGGTTGGGCAGCATGCGCGGCCTCGCCGGTAATCGTGACCGTGCCTTCAAACTGTCCACGAGCGGCATGACAGACATCCAAATCGGTCGGTTCACCAACAATGACTCCGTCTGCATCAAGCGTTCCTTTGAGTGCTGCTGCACCTGCCTGTGTTGTTTCTTCGTTAGGAGTTAGTGCTATCGTAAGTTTCCCATCTGTTGGAGATGAAGAAAGAAATGCATGAAGTAAAGCAGCAAGTGGGCCCTTAGCGTCACATGATCCTCGCCCTTTCACGACGTCCCCTTTGATGTCTGTATCTGGGATGTTATCAGCTGTACTGTAAGGAACATGCGGAGGAACAGTATCTAAGTGTGTGTTCAAAACGAGATGATAACCAGATTCTGCGCCTTTCGTAGCGACAATGTTCCCATGTTCATCAGTTCGAGGACAAATACCAGCTGACTCAAGCGTGTTAATAATCAGTGACTGCATCTCCTCAACGCTCTCATGTGATGGGGTCTGAACTGCTTGAGCGTGAAATGATTCTAAATCAAATGTCATTGTGCTTCTTCCTCCACACGAAGAACATCATCAAGTGTCTCACGGCGGCGAACGACATCACCGGAAAGTGTTACTTCTGCTGGACGGGGCTGTGAATGGAACTGACTGGCTAATTCATAACCATATGCACCTGCATTCCCAATGGCAAGAATGTCATCTCGAGTTGGCTTCGCAATTGGACGATTTGTAGCAAAGACATCTGCACTGGTACAGCATGGGCCCCCAATGGAGACAGGTGAGTTTTCACGATTAGGTGCGGTTATATTTCGAATTGGGTGATATGAGCCAAACATTGCTGGTCGAACGAGTGTAGCAATTGAAGCATCAACACCAACGACGGTGGTCGATGGAGCTTCCTTAATTGTATTGACGCGAGTAAGAATGAGTTCTGCGTCAGCAACAATATATCGCCCAGGCTCAAGTTTGAGCGTTGCATCAAGTCCGTCAACAGCCTCACGAACTCGATCACTTACGACAGCGAGATCAAGCGGAGATTCATCTTCACGATAAGGAACACCAAAACCACCACCAATGTCTACGAACTCTAAGTCACCGACAGTAGCAGCTAGATCTGCAACTTTCGCGATAGCTTCGCAGTGTGCATCAAGGTCATCGTGTAACACACCGCTACCCATGTGCGCGTGTAATCCAACAAGATCAAATTGGTCTCGAAGATCAGCAGCAACTTCCTGAACCTCACCGTATGGGATACCAAACTTTGCATCCTTGCCGGTAGCAACTTTCTCATGATGCCCTGTTCCTATCCCTGGGTTGACTCGAATAGCGACACGGCCGTCATATCCGCGTTCGGCCAATCGGTCAAATGTGTCACGTGCACCGCCGGTAATCGTAAGTCCGGGGTAATCAGCACCAAGCGAAGCAGCATAGTCGAGGTCTTCGGCCGGCGGGTTAACAGCCGTGTATTGTAGGTTGTTTGGATCAGCACCAGCACGGATTGCTCGCTTTAGCTCTCCTGCAGCAGCACATTCAATGGTTGCACCAGCATCAAGGAGTTGTGAGAGTACCGCCTGACCGGTGTGTGCCTTTGCAGCATACATTACATCGGCATCCGGAAATGCCGTTGTAAACCGCTTGTAGTTTGCCTCAATTCGGTCTAAGTCCAAGACGTAAAGTGGTGTTCGGTGAGATTCAGCAAGAGACAGGAGACGATCATGATTCCAGTCTGAAAGACGTTTAACAGACGCAAGTTCTCCAGCAGTCATTAGTTAAGATTCGGCAGTCAAATGATTGAATGTGTTGATACAGGCAGTAGGTTATTATCGTCGAGTGCTTACCTGAGCATATGTCAATCGATACTTCTGGGATTCATCACGTAACAGCAATTGGAACAG
This portion of the Salinarchaeum sp. IM2453 genome encodes:
- the purB gene encoding adenylosuccinate lyase, producing the protein MTDQLYAVSPLDGRYASRTAPLSPYVSEAALMRARLKVEVEYVIKLAELSEIPVEISNDEQAALRETYETFSEEDAKVIKQLETDGYGEYPATNHDVKAIEYYLQLQSNEEIHPWIHFGLTSEDVNNLAYRLLIKDAVQEVLLPELSTRREQLTELATKYSDTSMLARTHGQPATPTAFGKEMAVYADRLEKVITEVANTAEGLAGKLGGASGTYAAHDVAYEEIDWPVVAEEFVTELGLEFRGLTTQVNPCDDLAELFDGLRRANTVLIDLDRDMWLYISDKYLGQEAAKSEAGSSTMPHKVNPIDFENSEGNLSKANSDLTFLADYITTSRLQRDLSDSTVKRNIGTAFAHCLIGYSKAGDGLSKVVPNEVIMSKDLKENPAVIGEAVQTILRREGHDDAYEQVKELTRGEDVTIEDFHELFAELDLPDGIVEELQALTPASYTGVADTLAESVED
- a CDS encoding M20 family metallopeptidase, with protein sequence MTFDLESFHAQAVQTPSHESVEEMQSLIINTLESAGICPRTDEHGNIVATKGAESGYHLVLNTHLDTVPPHVPYSTADNIPDTDIKGDVVKGRGSCDAKGPLAALLHAFLSSSPTDGKLTIALTPNEETTQAGAAALKGTLDADGVIVGEPTDLDVCHAARGQFEGTVTITGEAAHAAQPDAGRNAIRAVGPIVDAIDSYDTTYGPGSHESLGEPTLTPTVISGGEARNQIPERCVIEFDRRSVPPESADEFEQTFRTHLRAHAPDWVSVTAALADREGPFLEAFSTSPENQLTKTLADVSGGDIRPFGAATEASYFAAHSPTVVFGPGVLADEHGPVAHAQREYVPVNQLHEAAQILDEAVTRLVGPE
- the lysA gene encoding diaminopimelate decarboxylase yields the protein MTAGELASVKRLSDWNHDRLLSLAESHRTPLYVLDLDRIEANYKRFTTAFPDADVMYAAKAHTGQAVLSQLLDAGATIECAAAGELKRAIRAGADPNNLQYTAVNPPAEDLDYAASLGADYPGLTITGGARDTFDRLAERGYDGRVAIRVNPGIGTGHHEKVATGKDAKFGIPYGEVQEVAADLRDQFDLVGLHAHMGSGVLHDDLDAHCEAIAKVADLAATVGDLEFVDIGGGFGVPYREDESPLDLAVVSDRVREAVDGLDATLKLEPGRYIVADAELILTRVNTIKEAPSTTVVGVDASIATLVRPAMFGSYHPIRNITAPNRENSPVSIGGPCCTSADVFATNRPIAKPTRDDILAIGNAGAYGYELASQFHSQPRPAEVTLSGDVVRRRETLDDVLRVEEEAQ